In a genomic window of Scyliorhinus torazame isolate Kashiwa2021f chromosome 5, sScyTor2.1, whole genome shotgun sequence:
- the LOC140422232 gene encoding uncharacterized protein: MEKPWKCGDCGKGFRVPSALETHRRSHTGQRPFTCSVCGKGFSQLSHQQSHQRVHTGERPLNGPQYGKGFSLLSTLRIHQRVHAGKKLFICLQCGKRFRQLSSLKLHQRVHTGERPFTCSQCGKGFSQLSTLRIHQRVHTGERPFTCSQCGKRFKHLSSLKKHQRVHTGERPFTCSQCGKGFRYSSNLRKHQRVHTGEKLFTCSQCGKGFNRLTHLRTHQQVHTGERPFTCSQCGMRFIHLSNLKTHQRDHTGERPFTCSVCEKGFTRLSNLKTHQRVHTGEKPFTCSVCEKGFTRLSNLQSHQRIHTGERPFTCSVCQKGFTRLSNLKTHQRVHTGEKPFTCSQCGTRFTHLSSLKTHQHDHTVERPFICSVCGKGFTRLSDLKTHQRVHTGEKPFTCSQCGMRFTRLSSLKTHQRDHTGERPFTCSVCEKGFTRLSILKRHQRVHTGEKPFTCSQCGKGFSDSSNLQTHQRIHTGERPFTCSRCGKGFTQSSNLQSHQRVHTG, encoded by the coding sequence atggagaaaccttggaaatgtggagactgtgggaagggattcagagtcccatctgcactggaaactcatcgacgcagtcacactgggcagaggcccttcacctgctctgtgtgtgggaagggattcagtcagttatcccaccagcagtcacaccagcgagttcacactggggagaggccgttgaaCGGCCCTCagtatgggaagggattcagtctgttatccaccctgcggatacaccagcgagttcacgctgggaagaagctgttcatctgcttacagtgtgggaagagatttagacagttatccagcctgaagttacaccagcgagttcacactggggagaggccattcacctgctctcagtgtgggaagggattcagtcagttgtccacgctgcggatacatcagcgagttcacactggggagaggccattcacctgctctcagtgtgggaagagatttaaacatttatccagcctgaagaaacaccagcgagttcacactggggagaggccgttcacctgctctcagtgtgggaagggattcagatattcatccaacctgcggaaacaccagcgagttcacactggggagaagctattcacatgctctcagtgtgggaaaggattcaatcggTTAACCCACCTacggacacaccagcaagttcacactggggagaggccgttcacctgttcgcaGTGTGGGATGCGATTCATTCACTTATCTaatctgaagacacaccagcgagatcacactggggagaggccattcacttgctctgtgtgtgagaaaggattcactcggttatctaacctgaagacacaccagcgggttcacactggggagaagccattcacctgctctgtgtgtgagaaaggattcactcggttatctaacctgcagtcacaccagcggattcacactggggagaggccgttcacctgctctgtgtgtcagaaaggattcactcggttatctaacctgaagacacatcagcgagttcacactggggagaagccgttcacctgctctcagtgtgggacgcgATTCACTCACTTATCTAGTCTGAAGACGCACCAGCACGATCACACagtggagaggccattcatctgctctgtgtgtgggaaaggattcactcggttatctgacctgaagacacaccagcgggttcatactggggagaagccattcacctgctctcagtgtgggatgcgATTCACTCGCTTATCTAGTCTTAAGACACACCAGcgagatcacactggggagagaccattcacctgctctgtgtgtgagaaaggattcactcgcttatctattctgaagagacaccagcgggttcacactggggagaagccgttcacctgctctcagtgtgggaagggattcagtgattcatccaacctgcagacacaccagcgaattcacactggggagaggccattcacctgctctcggtgtgggaagggattcactcagtcatccaacctgcagagtcaccagcgagttcacactgggtag